In Porphyrobacter sp. LM 6, one DNA window encodes the following:
- a CDS encoding acyltransferase, protein MLGIDRIWNGRPSGVVGAILDAVIIIRDRLADKLATHIWRGNLDQLGPNSIIQRNVTIRYPSNVKIGSQCSIASLSNITSEFPDSFIRIDDNVAINRNVRLDYSGGLIIGRNALISENVMIYTHSHGHNPRSVPTKTPLVIGEDVWIGANVTIGEGVGHIAPGSIIAAGAVVTREIVQPGVYGGVPARFIKRIGDATR, encoded by the coding sequence ATGCTAGGAATTGATCGCATTTGGAACGGGCGCCCAAGTGGTGTTGTTGGCGCAATCTTGGACGCTGTAATCATCATACGAGACCGCCTTGCGGACAAACTCGCGACGCACATTTGGCGCGGCAATCTTGATCAGTTGGGGCCAAATTCTATCATCCAGCGAAATGTAACAATTAGATACCCAAGCAATGTAAAAATTGGATCGCAATGCTCAATTGCATCGCTTTCAAATATAACTTCAGAGTTTCCCGATTCATTCATCAGAATTGATGACAATGTTGCGATAAATCGTAATGTTCGCCTGGATTATAGTGGCGGATTAATAATCGGCAGGAACGCGCTGATTTCAGAGAACGTCATGATTTACACTCACTCTCACGGACATAATCCGCGTTCGGTGCCAACCAAGACGCCGCTCGTGATAGGGGAGGATGTCTGGATCGGTGCCAATGTGACCATTGGCGAGGGTGTGGGCCACATTGCCCCTGGCTCGATTATCGCAGCCGGAGCCGTAGTCACACGAGAGATTGTGCAGCCTGGTGTCTATGGTGGTGTTCCGGCGCGCTTCATCAAAAGAATTGGCGACGCTACGCGATGA
- a CDS encoding glycosyltransferase family 4 protein, translated as MQLRDLAREFVRQGHELTVLLPDADLVQPWALEDFDGARVLRLRSPRTKDIAYWRRTFGEWLMPYAMWRNLRRSPLSEQSWDAIVWYSPSIFHGPLVRALKRQSGGKGYLIVRDIFPEWALDIGLLRRGPAYLFLKWTALRQYGQADIIGVQSPGNLGYFRKWNQARKGRLLEVLPNWLDRPANARCQIRIEETPLAGRKVFVYAGNMGMAQGMDILLDLADRMTTRADIGFLFVGRGNDARRLRESAAARGLANVFFHDEIEPDQISDLCVQCDAGLLALDHRHKSHNIPGKFLTYIQNGLPVLANVNPGNDIANLIRSENVGEVCETNSLDELVRRCVALIDRLDEDPLLSDRCINLFERHFSVSRIVQQLVSALG; from the coding sequence GTGCAGTTGCGCGACCTTGCGCGGGAATTTGTTCGGCAGGGGCATGAGTTAACCGTTCTCTTGCCCGATGCCGATCTGGTTCAGCCATGGGCGCTAGAAGATTTCGACGGTGCACGAGTTTTGCGCCTTCGCTCGCCGCGGACCAAAGACATTGCATACTGGCGGCGCACCTTCGGCGAATGGCTAATGCCCTATGCGATGTGGCGTAACCTTCGCCGGAGCCCGTTAAGTGAGCAGAGTTGGGACGCGATCGTTTGGTATTCACCTTCGATCTTTCATGGTCCTCTGGTGCGTGCTCTGAAGCGGCAGAGTGGGGGTAAGGGATACTTGATCGTCCGTGACATCTTCCCCGAGTGGGCTCTCGATATTGGTCTTCTGCGGCGAGGACCTGCTTATCTTTTCCTCAAGTGGACCGCCCTTAGACAATACGGCCAAGCTGACATCATTGGCGTGCAAAGCCCAGGCAACTTGGGTTATTTCAGGAAGTGGAATCAGGCTCGGAAGGGTCGTTTACTCGAGGTGTTGCCAAACTGGCTTGATCGGCCAGCCAATGCCCGGTGCCAAATCAGGATTGAGGAAACGCCGCTCGCTGGTCGCAAGGTGTTCGTCTACGCCGGCAACATGGGGATGGCGCAGGGTATGGATATTTTGCTCGATCTCGCTGATCGGATGACGACGCGTGCCGACATTGGTTTTCTATTTGTTGGGCGAGGCAATGATGCGAGAAGGTTACGGGAGAGCGCGGCGGCGCGCGGTCTGGCCAACGTGTTTTTTCACGATGAAATCGAACCCGATCAAATCTCAGATCTTTGCGTTCAATGCGACGCGGGACTCCTCGCACTTGACCACCGTCATAAGTCACACAACATTCCCGGCAAGTTTCTGACTTACATCCAAAATGGCCTGCCGGTTTTGGCCAATGTTAACCCTGGAAACGACATCGCTAATCTTATCAGAAGTGAAAACGTAGGGGAAGTTTGCGAGACCAATAGTCTAGATGAACTTGTCAGACGCTGCGTTGCTTTGATTGATCGGCTTGATGAAGACCCGCTGTTGTCAGATCGCTGCATCAACCTCTTCGAACGCCATTTTTCCGTTTCTCGGATTGTTCAGCAGCTGGTTTCGGCACTGGGTTAA
- a CDS encoding dTDP-4-dehydrorhamnose reductase family protein codes for MTELRKPRVLVFGATGMLGSTLFRAFSADQSIETFGTIRDSRGAKHFAPELRNALIPGIHLESETGLLAAFSMAKPDVVVNCVGIIKQLPNANDHLESLAVNSSLPHRLARYSRMVGARLIHFSTDCVFSGRGGRYKEEDPSDAYDLYGRTKLLGEVHYENSITLRTSIIGHELASAKSLVDWFLSQSGEVKGFTKAVFSGLPTIEIARVVRECVIPNPKLYGLYHLSVDPISKFDLLSLIAETYGKDVEIIRDDQLVIDRSLNSDRFQAATGFSPRPWPDLIKDMYDDYLANAGTAS; via the coding sequence ATGACTGAACTGCGAAAGCCAAGGGTCCTCGTATTCGGGGCAACCGGAATGCTTGGTTCGACCTTATTCCGAGCATTCAGCGCAGATCAAAGTATAGAAACTTTCGGGACTATTCGCGACTCCCGCGGAGCCAAGCACTTCGCACCGGAACTTCGCAACGCTCTGATCCCTGGCATCCACCTAGAGAGCGAGACTGGCCTTTTAGCTGCTTTTTCAATGGCAAAGCCAGATGTCGTTGTTAATTGTGTCGGGATCATCAAACAACTACCCAACGCCAACGATCATCTTGAGAGCCTGGCTGTCAACTCCAGCTTGCCGCATCGCTTAGCGAGGTACAGTAGAATGGTCGGTGCCCGCCTTATACATTTCAGTACGGACTGTGTTTTTTCCGGGAGGGGCGGTCGGTATAAGGAGGAAGACCCTTCAGATGCTTATGACTTGTATGGGCGGACAAAGCTACTTGGCGAAGTTCACTATGAAAACTCGATCACTCTGCGGACGTCGATCATTGGGCACGAGTTGGCCAGTGCAAAAAGTCTTGTAGATTGGTTCCTGAGCCAGTCAGGCGAAGTCAAAGGGTTTACGAAGGCAGTTTTTTCCGGCCTACCAACGATCGAGATTGCACGTGTGGTCCGCGAATGTGTAATTCCAAATCCAAAACTGTATGGTCTTTACCATCTGTCGGTCGACCCGATAAGCAAATTTGATCTATTAAGCCTCATCGCTGAAACATACGGAAAAGACGTTGAAATCATTCGAGATGATCAATTGGTCATTGATCGCTCACTCAATTCCGACCGGTTCCAGGCAGCAACAGGGTTCTCGCCGAGACCGTGGCCTGATCTGATCAAGGATATGTATGACGACTATCTCGCCAACGCGGGTACTGCCTCTTGA
- a CDS encoding VanZ family protein, whose protein sequence is MTWPVMARALFWLALVFALVMALLPQPPALPGTPSDKTQHMIAFAVLSLLAALAYPQLRLGEIFIAMAALGALIEVLQLIPALGRDAEFVDWLADCAASLAVLALVGVARRMAG, encoded by the coding sequence ATGACTTGGCCGGTCATGGCGCGGGCGCTGTTCTGGCTCGCGCTAGTCTTCGCGCTGGTGATGGCGCTGCTGCCGCAGCCGCCCGCCCTCCCCGGCACGCCGAGCGACAAGACGCAGCACATGATCGCCTTTGCCGTGCTGAGCCTGCTCGCCGCCCTCGCCTACCCGCAGCTGCGGCTCGGCGAGATCTTCATCGCCATGGCGGCGCTCGGCGCACTAATCGAGGTGCTGCAACTGATCCCGGCGCTCGGCCGGGATGCGGAGTTTGTGGACTGGCTGGCCGACTGCGCCGCGAGCCTGGCCGTGCTGGCGCTCGTCGGGGTGGCGCGGCGAATGGCGGGGTGA
- the tnpA gene encoding IS66-like element accessory protein TnpA: MLNDDGINAVSHSAAPCANSDWVSVPHSAKADLDGATVLGPQRRNRRWDAREKARITAESFEPGANISAIARHHGVSVGLLHYWRRTVRDRATVQQISLVPLEVEDAATASDAKLEIEIGGARILVRGALDAQLLRTVCEVLRGQ, from the coding sequence ATGCTCAATGACGATGGAATAAATGCTGTTTCGCACAGTGCGGCACCCTGTGCGAATTCGGATTGGGTCAGTGTGCCGCATAGTGCGAAAGCGGATTTGGACGGGGCTACTGTTCTGGGCCCGCAGCGCCGGAACCGCCGCTGGGATGCCCGCGAGAAGGCCAGGATTACAGCGGAAAGCTTCGAGCCGGGTGCGAACATCAGCGCGATAGCGCGGCATCACGGGGTAAGCGTTGGCCTGTTGCATTACTGGCGGCGCACGGTTCGGGATCGGGCGACAGTTCAGCAAATCTCGCTCGTGCCGCTGGAAGTCGAGGATGCAGCGACGGCATCCGATGCAAAATTGGAGATCGAAATCGGCGGCGCACGCATTCTGGTGCGCGGGGCGCTGGATGCCCAGTTGCTGCGGACAGTTTGCGAGGTACTGCGCGGGCAATGA
- the tnpC gene encoding IS66 family transposase, translating to MTRRVDELEAELAAANKLLNTYKAMLFGSRSEKARIILDGQGSLDLGDLNAILAATPANDDPLPKTAARRAKRNIGALPKHLPRLVHTIEPQSTLCSCCQGPMHKIGEDISEALDVVPAILRVIATVRPKYACRSCENGVAQAPAPRRMIEGGMATTSLIAWVVTQRFAWYLPVYRQAQILAGHGVQIDRSTLSRWLKCAAWWLEGLYERQLRAFHSAARIHVDETRMPVIGGGNGKVVIDQFWAHGADDRPWNGPAPPAVCYVHARSRSHREISEQLGPYTGVLQVDGYTAYKAFEDPDRQPGPIQLAFCMAHLRRRFVDLHKSTGSPITAQIIVMLGRIYAIETEIRGTSAEHRLLVRQARSRPVMDELKALLDDTLPRVSRVSDLAEHIRYAQGHWRGLCAFLDDGRIEVDNNMIERQMRPIGIGRRNSLFAGNEGGAHTWAVLASLLQTAKLNGLDPFTWLNDVLTRIVSGEVLNNNLDQLLAWNWQPTDRPSMRMAA from the coding sequence ATGACCCGGCGGGTCGATGAACTTGAGGCGGAACTGGCGGCCGCCAACAAGCTGCTGAACACCTACAAGGCCATGCTGTTTGGCTCCCGCTCGGAGAAGGCGCGGATCATTCTCGACGGACAAGGCAGTCTGGATCTGGGTGATCTAAACGCAATCCTTGCAGCCACCCCGGCCAATGACGATCCTTTGCCCAAAACGGCAGCACGCCGGGCCAAGCGGAATATTGGCGCCTTGCCCAAGCATCTGCCCCGCCTCGTTCACACTATCGAGCCGCAAAGTACGCTCTGTTCTTGCTGTCAGGGTCCTATGCACAAGATCGGCGAGGACATCAGCGAGGCTCTCGACGTCGTGCCTGCTATCCTGCGCGTCATCGCGACGGTCCGTCCCAAGTATGCCTGTCGTTCGTGTGAGAACGGCGTTGCTCAGGCGCCGGCACCGCGCAGGATGATCGAAGGCGGCATGGCGACGACGTCGCTCATTGCCTGGGTCGTGACCCAGCGTTTTGCTTGGTACTTGCCGGTGTATCGTCAGGCCCAGATACTGGCAGGACACGGCGTACAGATCGACCGATCGACACTGTCGCGCTGGCTTAAATGCGCCGCCTGGTGGCTGGAGGGCCTGTACGAGCGGCAACTCAGGGCATTCCACAGCGCCGCGCGCATCCACGTCGATGAAACCCGCATGCCAGTGATCGGCGGCGGCAACGGCAAAGTCGTCATCGATCAGTTCTGGGCTCATGGCGCAGATGACCGACCGTGGAACGGACCGGCGCCTCCAGCTGTATGCTACGTCCATGCGCGATCCCGCAGCCATCGCGAGATATCCGAACAGCTGGGCCCTTACACGGGAGTGCTGCAGGTCGATGGATACACAGCATACAAGGCGTTTGAAGATCCGGATCGACAGCCCGGACCGATCCAGCTCGCCTTTTGCATGGCCCATCTGCGTCGGCGGTTTGTCGATCTGCACAAGAGCACCGGTTCGCCCATAACCGCGCAAATTATCGTGATGCTGGGGCGCATATACGCGATCGAAACAGAAATCCGCGGTACCAGTGCCGAGCACCGGTTGCTTGTCCGGCAGGCAAGATCCAGACCGGTCATGGACGAGCTGAAGGCACTGCTCGACGATACCTTGCCGCGCGTCTCACGCGTCTCTGACTTGGCTGAACACATCCGTTACGCACAGGGACATTGGCGCGGCCTGTGTGCGTTCCTCGACGATGGCCGCATCGAGGTCGATAACAACATGATCGAACGGCAGATGCGGCCAATCGGCATCGGTCGCCGGAATAGTTTGTTCGCAGGTAACGAAGGGGGAGCCCACACCTGGGCCGTGCTCGCGTCTTTGCTGCAGACCGCAAAGTTGAACGGGCTCGATCCGTTTACCTGGTTGAATGACGTGTTGACCCGGATCGTATCGGGCGAGGTCCTCAATAACAATCTGGACCAGCTTCTGGCGTGGAACTGGCAACCTACCGATCGGCCATCTATGCGCATGGCCGCATGA
- a CDS encoding helix-turn-helix domain-containing protein yields MLTGVQIRAARSALGMSAERLAALSGIATKTIRRIESEDGIPHSTASTLAKIQTALEAAGIQFVGSPDDAPGIRIHLRPA; encoded by the coding sequence ATGCTCACTGGCGTTCAAATTCGTGCTGCAAGGAGTGCTCTTGGAATGAGCGCGGAAAGACTCGCGGCCCTTTCTGGCATCGCCACGAAAACTATCCGCAGGATCGAGTCAGAGGATGGTATTCCTCATTCCACGGCATCAACGCTGGCTAAAATTCAGACGGCCCTCGAAGCCGCCGGCATCCAGTTCGTCGGCAGCCCCGACGACGCCCCCGGCATTCGCATCCACCTCCGGCCGGCCTAG
- the wecB gene encoding non-hydrolyzing UDP-N-acetylglucosamine 2-epimerase has protein sequence MTIVGTRPEIIRLSRVINQLDRHCQHILVHTGQSYDYELNQVFFDDLGIRKPDYFLDSAKGSSSAANTIGNVISSVDQVLLGENPEAVLILGDTNSSLAAIPAKRRKIPVFHMEAGNRSFDLRVPEEINRRIVDHTADINLTYSTIAREYLLREGLPPDQVIKTGSPMFEVLHHYMPQITMSTILNRLDLEIEKYFVVSAHREENIESDKNFHKLVSVLNTVAEDYEIPVVVSTHPRTQKRINESGVLFHKQVRMLKPLGFHDYIHLQQNARVTLSDSGTITEESSILNFPALNLREAHERPEGFEEAAVMMVGLEVDRVRQALSVLADQPRGPTRSLRLVEDYSMPNVSEKVLRIILSYTDYVNRVVWKKF, from the coding sequence ATGACAATTGTGGGCACCCGGCCTGAAATAATTCGGCTCTCAAGAGTTATCAATCAGCTAGATCGCCACTGTCAACACATACTAGTGCACACAGGGCAAAGCTACGACTACGAATTGAACCAGGTTTTTTTCGATGACCTTGGGATCAGAAAACCCGATTATTTCCTCGACAGCGCCAAAGGTAGCTCAAGTGCGGCTAACACAATTGGTAACGTCATATCCAGCGTCGATCAGGTTCTGTTAGGTGAGAATCCGGAGGCGGTATTGATTCTGGGAGACACCAACAGCAGCCTTGCGGCGATACCGGCAAAGCGCCGAAAGATCCCTGTCTTTCATATGGAGGCTGGTAATCGTAGTTTCGACCTTCGAGTGCCGGAAGAAATTAACCGCCGTATAGTGGACCATACTGCGGATATTAATCTTACTTATAGCACAATTGCCCGAGAATATTTGCTTCGCGAGGGTTTACCGCCCGATCAGGTCATCAAGACCGGAAGTCCAATGTTTGAAGTATTGCATCACTACATGCCGCAGATCACAATGTCGACAATATTAAATAGGTTGGATCTTGAGATTGAAAAATACTTCGTTGTGAGTGCGCATAGAGAGGAAAACATAGAAAGTGACAAAAATTTTCATAAGCTTGTATCAGTTTTGAATACGGTTGCAGAGGATTATGAGATTCCAGTTGTGGTATCAACACATCCACGAACGCAAAAGCGCATTAACGAGTCGGGAGTTTTATTCCACAAGCAAGTGAGAATGCTTAAGCCGCTGGGATTCCATGACTACATTCACCTGCAGCAGAATGCTAGAGTGACACTTTCAGATAGTGGGACCATCACCGAAGAGAGTTCAATCCTAAACTTCCCCGCGCTTAATCTCCGCGAAGCGCATGAACGGCCTGAGGGCTTCGAAGAGGCGGCTGTGATGATGGTTGGCCTTGAAGTTGACCGGGTGCGTCAGGCACTTTCTGTGCTGGCCGATCAACCTCGTGGTCCCACGCGCAGCTTGCGTCTTGTCGAGGACTACTCGATGCCCAATGTTAGCGAGAAGGTTCTGCGTATCATCCTGAGCTACACGGACTACGTGAACCGTGTTGTCTGGAAAAAATTCTAG
- a CDS encoding site-specific integrase, protein MSTNNLKSTSHDWRAEFKRLEGAFAPSTIKSYLTDVDRFVAWCEDHGWEALPAEVETVCAFLEDQAVFLCPASVRRRLYAIRKVHRLLRLPDPTWDEEITITLRRVRRAKLNRPRQAKGMTRDYLLRCLEVQPDNPWGLRNRAMISLGYDLLTVSDASTPHGRGPLLSQ, encoded by the coding sequence ATGTCCACAAATAACCTTAAAAGCACCTCACACGATTGGCGCGCGGAATTCAAGCGCCTTGAGGGAGCCTTTGCGCCCTCGACGATCAAGTCCTACCTGACCGACGTAGACCGGTTCGTGGCGTGGTGCGAGGATCACGGCTGGGAGGCCCTCCCCGCCGAGGTTGAGACCGTCTGCGCCTTTCTGGAAGACCAGGCGGTATTCCTCTGCCCGGCAAGCGTGCGGCGGCGGCTTTACGCGATCCGGAAAGTACACCGCCTGCTGCGGCTCCCCGATCCCACGTGGGATGAAGAGATCACCATCACGCTGCGGCGGGTGCGGCGCGCCAAGCTCAATCGGCCGCGCCAAGCCAAGGGCATGACCCGCGACTACCTCCTGCGCTGCCTCGAGGTTCAGCCAGACAATCCCTGGGGGCTGCGCAACCGGGCGATGATATCTTTGGGATACGACCTCCTCACCGTTAGCGATGCGAGCACCCCACATGGACGAGGCCCATTATTGAGCCAATGA
- a CDS encoding glycosyltransferase family 4 protein gives MTPPSVLTFQRTYLPGHLGGGPVRSIANMVESLGDELRFRIVTSDRDLGATIPYSGIPSDRWSTVGKAAVRYLPQGIRSLAVMARLINRGDYDCIYLNSFFSPRFSILPLLIRRLSSPGKRVVIAPRGEFSSAALSLKASKKRAFLTASRLSKLHQGVTWHASSEYEAEDIRRVLGPSARDIRIAAPMPMSIPDSAPDADAAQPGSPLRIVFLARVVPMKNLLFALEVLAQVQVPVSFTIYGPHEDEDYWALCSAAIARLPANISVSIRGELPQERVAEVLRSFDLFFLPTLGENFGHSIAEALGAGLRVLISDRTMWRNLEREGVGHDLPLDAPEAFIQAIEDEAKLSWRAGQAARSRDYLSRKLNLAQLRTDTMALFSA, from the coding sequence ATGACGCCACCGTCAGTTTTGACATTCCAGCGAACCTACCTTCCCGGACATCTGGGCGGCGGGCCGGTGCGCAGTATCGCCAACATGGTGGAAAGTCTCGGAGACGAGCTTCGCTTCAGGATCGTTACGTCAGACCGAGATCTCGGCGCGACAATACCTTATTCCGGTATCCCATCAGATCGGTGGAGCACGGTCGGCAAGGCGGCCGTGCGCTATCTGCCCCAGGGTATTCGCAGCCTTGCCGTCATGGCTCGGTTAATCAACCGGGGAGATTATGACTGCATCTATCTCAACAGCTTTTTCAGCCCTCGATTTAGCATCCTACCACTATTGATCCGACGTCTTTCTTCGCCCGGTAAACGCGTTGTAATAGCACCGCGCGGTGAGTTTTCGAGCGCAGCTCTTTCGCTAAAAGCATCAAAAAAGCGCGCGTTCCTAACCGCGAGCCGGCTGAGTAAACTTCATCAAGGGGTTACTTGGCATGCCTCGTCTGAGTATGAGGCAGAGGATATTCGCAGGGTCTTAGGCCCCTCTGCGCGCGATATTCGCATCGCAGCTCCGATGCCCATGTCTATACCTGATTCGGCACCTGACGCCGATGCGGCTCAACCTGGCTCGCCTCTGCGCATCGTTTTCCTCGCGCGGGTTGTGCCAATGAAGAACTTGCTTTTCGCGCTAGAGGTTCTTGCACAGGTTCAGGTACCAGTGAGCTTCACGATCTATGGGCCTCATGAGGACGAGGACTATTGGGCGCTGTGCTCTGCGGCCATTGCGCGGTTGCCTGCCAACATCTCGGTGTCAATTCGTGGCGAACTGCCTCAAGAACGGGTGGCAGAGGTGCTGCGCAGTTTTGACCTGTTTTTCCTTCCTACCCTTGGCGAAAATTTTGGCCATTCAATTGCGGAGGCGCTGGGCGCTGGCCTGCGAGTGCTGATTTCCGACCGCACGATGTGGCGCAACCTGGAACGTGAGGGTGTTGGTCACGATCTGCCGCTAGACGCACCCGAGGCGTTCATCCAAGCTATCGAAGATGAAGCGAAGCTTTCGTGGCGGGCGGGACAAGCCGCCCGCAGCCGCGACTATCTCTCCCGCAAGCTCAATCTCGCGCAGTTGAGGACCGATACCATGGCCCTCTTCTCGGCGTGA
- a CDS encoding polysaccharide biosynthesis protein, with protein MAETTMFNDKTLLITGGTGSFGNAVLRRFLDSELREIRVFSRDEKKQDDMRKKYKSDKLKFYIGDVRDFQSVMNAVRGADFIYHAAALKQVPSCEFYPLEAVKTNVLGTENVLEAAVQAGVKRVVCLSTDKAVYPINAMGISKAMMEKVIVAKARSSNDTVICATRYGNVMASRGSVIPLFTNQIRARQPITITDPSMTRFMMTLDDAVDLVLFAFKNGRPGEIFVQKAPAATIETLAKALTDLLGVPRHEINVIGTRHGEKLFEALLSREEMVAAQDLGSYYRIPPDLRDLNYDKYFEQGEIEISQATEYTSHNTTRLDVKGMQALLLKLRFIQATMRGEHVEPEE; from the coding sequence ATGGCGGAAACGACCATGTTCAATGATAAGACTCTACTCATCACCGGCGGAACCGGATCATTTGGCAATGCCGTACTGCGACGTTTTCTTGATTCCGAATTGCGCGAAATCCGCGTTTTCTCTCGCGATGAGAAAAAGCAGGATGACATGCGAAAGAAGTATAAGAGCGACAAACTGAAGTTCTATATCGGCGACGTCCGTGACTTCCAGTCTGTGATGAATGCTGTGCGCGGAGCCGATTTTATATATCACGCTGCTGCGCTCAAACAGGTGCCATCATGCGAGTTCTACCCGCTTGAGGCGGTCAAGACCAATGTACTCGGTACCGAAAACGTTCTTGAGGCGGCGGTACAGGCCGGGGTCAAGCGAGTGGTCTGCCTCAGTACCGACAAAGCTGTCTATCCGATCAACGCGATGGGCATCAGCAAAGCCATGATGGAAAAAGTTATCGTCGCCAAAGCTCGGTCAAGCAATGACACTGTCATCTGCGCAACCCGTTACGGCAACGTGATGGCCTCTCGAGGTTCGGTGATACCGTTGTTCACCAACCAAATTAGGGCCCGTCAACCGATAACGATAACGGACCCTTCGATGACACGCTTCATGATGACACTCGACGATGCCGTCGATCTTGTTCTCTTCGCCTTCAAGAATGGCCGCCCTGGAGAGATCTTTGTCCAAAAAGCACCCGCAGCGACGATCGAAACGCTCGCCAAGGCACTCACAGACCTACTCGGCGTTCCTAGGCATGAAATTAATGTAATTGGTACGCGCCACGGTGAAAAGCTGTTCGAAGCTCTCCTTAGCCGAGAGGAAATGGTCGCAGCTCAAGATCTTGGCAGCTATTATAGGATACCTCCTGACCTTCGCGATCTAAATTATGACAAATATTTCGAACAGGGGGAGATCGAGATATCACAAGCGACTGAGTATACCTCACACAACACAACTCGGCTGGATGTGAAGGGGATGCAAGCGTTGCTCCTGAAGCTTCGGTTCATACAAGCCACCATGCGCGGTGAGCATGTTGAGCCTGAGGAATGA
- a CDS encoding HGGxSTG domain-containing protein gives MAGDHARNVAGMHASRRCGARTRTGGTCQAPAVKGKARCRMHGGARGSGAPRGNRNALKSGLYTAESLELRRHVAQLIRDSRKIFEEL, from the coding sequence ATGGCGGGCGATCACGCCCGCAATGTCGCGGGCATGCACGCGTCGCGCCGCTGCGGGGCGCGGACCCGGACCGGGGGGACCTGCCAGGCCCCCGCCGTCAAGGGCAAGGCCCGCTGCCGGATGCATGGCGGGGCGCGGGGCTCGGGCGCGCCGCGCGGCAACCGCAATGCCCTCAAGTCAGGGCTCTACACCGCGGAGAGCCTCGAGCTGCGGCGCCACGTGGCGCAGCTCATCCGCGACAGCCGCAAGATCTTCGAGGAATTGTGA
- a CDS encoding UPF0149 family protein, with the protein MSAIEDMALSDEALEAWLAVKTNRRPLVRTMSALDGFVTAAVIGPPFPDPQYWICPAMGLPYDVLANGTELEHAVFASVAKVHNRINETFFDKPEEYAPRFTEKADGGIDPRPWCRGFYAAINLNLRAWKPLLNRSGIHHGLLLPILAYCVDKKGAPVLGKPRPGPETAHFFENEAYLDITLVVPAIKELYDPMRRAGYE; encoded by the coding sequence ATGAGCGCGATCGAGGACATGGCCCTGTCAGACGAGGCCCTTGAGGCTTGGCTGGCGGTAAAGACCAACCGGCGTCCACTAGTGCGGACGATGTCTGCGCTCGATGGCTTCGTGACTGCAGCGGTCATTGGGCCACCGTTCCCCGACCCTCAGTACTGGATCTGTCCGGCAATGGGATTGCCTTATGACGTGCTGGCCAATGGCACCGAGTTGGAACACGCGGTGTTCGCTTCCGTCGCCAAGGTCCACAACCGCATCAACGAAACCTTCTTTGACAAGCCAGAGGAATACGCCCCTCGGTTTACAGAAAAAGCCGACGGCGGGATCGATCCGCGTCCTTGGTGCCGTGGCTTCTACGCTGCGATAAACCTGAATCTGCGTGCCTGGAAGCCGTTGCTCAATCGCAGCGGCATCCATCACGGTCTGTTGCTCCCAATCCTGGCTTACTGCGTCGACAAGAAAGGTGCGCCCGTACTTGGAAAACCGCGTCCAGGTCCTGAGACCGCGCACTTCTTCGAAAACGAGGCATATCTCGACATCACCCTCGTCGTTCCCGCGATCAAGGAACTCTACGACCCGATGCGCCGCGCAGGATACGAATAA
- the tnpB gene encoding IS66 family insertion sequence element accessory protein TnpB (TnpB, as the term is used for proteins encoded by IS66 family insertion elements, is considered an accessory protein, since TnpC, encoded by a neighboring gene, is a DDE family transposase.), whose protein sequence is MTGPIDFRAGINRLASLVANELGRDPYSNDVFVFRSKRMDRLKLLHFDGSGMCMMTKWLEAGKFTWPPVSGGVMKLTSAQMTLLLGGMDWRRLEENPVKKPEISG, encoded by the coding sequence GTGACAGGACCAATCGACTTCCGCGCCGGGATAAACAGACTGGCATCTTTGGTCGCGAATGAGTTGGGGCGGGATCCTTACTCCAATGATGTTTTTGTCTTTCGGTCGAAGAGAATGGACCGCTTGAAGCTCCTGCATTTTGACGGCTCGGGCATGTGTATGATGACAAAATGGCTCGAGGCCGGGAAGTTCACCTGGCCACCAGTGAGCGGTGGCGTGATGAAGCTGACCTCGGCACAAATGACATTGCTGCTGGGCGGAATGGACTGGCGCAGGCTTGAGGAAAATCCCGTCAAAAAGCCCGAGATATCGGGCTAG